One stretch of Tepidibacter hydrothermalis DNA includes these proteins:
- the flhF gene encoding flagellar biosynthesis protein FlhF: MQIKKFVADNAQEAIKKVRDELGDDAVIIHTKKIKVKGIFGISSKEKVEVLAALEKQSIDNKNSASEHSDTELLNKSAEETNKSKKEYTNKIRKEYTIDTYNREKDVSEINNQIQELKTMMMKINNKVDINLNNDANKDSLKKVYDLLESVGLSKDLIEDILSNIGDKHFDDDDFIKYIKSYFIEKFKKQDNETVDLDCKINIFVGTTGVGKTTTLAKLASKQVLKKDKKVGFLTLDTYRISAVDQLKTYADILNAPLEVAYDLDDVSYSIQRLKNKDIIFIDTAGRSHKNKEHMEELKQFINCFEQKNIFLVLNANWHIQDIKEIIKNYSFLDNYKIIITKIDETSRTGVIFDILYHFGNKIKYIAYGQNVPDDIEEFDIEKIVDDIWGGRDCGSSL; encoded by the coding sequence ATGCAGATAAAGAAATTTGTTGCAGATAATGCCCAAGAAGCAATAAAAAAAGTAAGAGATGAATTAGGTGATGATGCAGTAATAATACACACTAAAAAAATAAAGGTAAAAGGTATATTTGGAATCTCTAGCAAGGAAAAGGTGGAAGTATTGGCTGCATTAGAAAAACAAAGCATAGATAATAAAAATTCTGCATCAGAACATTCAGATACAGAACTATTAAATAAAAGTGCAGAAGAAACTAATAAATCTAAAAAAGAATACACTAATAAAATTAGAAAAGAATATACTATAGATACTTATAACAGAGAGAAAGATGTAAGTGAAATAAATAATCAAATACAAGAACTAAAAACTATGATGATGAAAATTAATAATAAGGTTGATATTAATTTAAATAATGATGCTAATAAGGATAGTTTAAAAAAAGTTTATGATTTATTAGAATCTGTAGGTTTATCTAAAGATTTAATTGAAGATATATTGAGTAATATAGGAGATAAACATTTTGATGATGATGATTTCATAAAATATATAAAATCGTATTTTATTGAAAAATTTAAAAAACAAGATAATGAAACTGTTGATCTTGATTGTAAAATTAATATATTTGTAGGTACTACAGGGGTCGGAAAGACTACAACTTTAGCAAAGCTTGCGTCAAAGCAGGTTTTAAAGAAAGATAAAAAAGTAGGTTTTTTAACACTAGACACATATAGAATATCTGCTGTCGATCAGTTGAAAACATATGCAGATATATTAAATGCTCCTCTTGAAGTAGCATATGATTTAGATGATGTTTCTTACTCTATACAAAGACTAAAAAATAAGGATATAATATTTATAGATACTGCTGGTAGAAGTCATAAAAATAAAGAACATATGGAAGAGTTAAAGCAGTTTATAAACTGTTTTGAACAAAAGAATATTTTTTTGGTTTTAAATGCTAATTGGCATATACAAGATATAAAAGAAATTATAAAAAACTATAGTTTTTTAGATAATTATAAAATTATAATAACAAAAATAGATGAGACATCTAGGACTGGAGTTATATTTGATATACTATATCATTTTGGAAATAAAATAAAATATATAGCATACGGACAGAATGTCCCTGATGATATAGAGGAATTTGATATTGAAAAAATAGTTGATGATATTTGGGGGGGGAGAGACTGTGGATCAAGCCTCTAA
- a CDS encoding flagellar biosynthetic protein FliO, which produces MVINVIIKMLGYICIFIIILYLAHITSKYLAKKNELINKNKSIKIKERLFVNKDKELILVKYKNREYLIGISQDKFTKIDTFENKDDISEKF; this is translated from the coding sequence ATGGTAATTAACGTAATTATAAAAATGCTGGGATATATATGCATTTTTATAATAATACTTTATTTGGCTCATATTACATCTAAATACTTAGCTAAAAAAAATGAGCTTATTAACAAAAACAAAAGTATTAAAATAAAAGAAAGACTCTTTGTAAATAAAGATAAAGAGTTGATTTTAGTTAAATATAAAAATAGAGAATATTTAATAGGTATTTCTCAAGATAAGTTCACTAAAATAGATACTTTTGAGAATAAGGATGATATAAGTGAAAAATTTTAA
- a CDS encoding protein-glutamate methylesterase/protein-glutamine glutaminase yields the protein MNKIKVLIVDDSAFIRKLLRDILSTDKEIEVVDFARNGKEAIEKLMKNEIDVVTLDIEMPVIDGIDTLKEIMIKKPTSVVMLSSLTKNGADLTIKALELGAVDFITKPSNIFKINNDDIKNLVIDKVKIASKVKQYNKNYNHKIKTIDKTKYDSNKNLNKKDRKDKIDNIIAIATSTGGPRALQNVISNLSSEINSPVVIVQHMPAGFTKSLANRLNNMSSLYVKEAEEGEFLRNNTVYIAPGNRHMKFKKERNNIKIILDNGEKISGHKPSADAMFYSLCEIDVKKIITAVMTGMGSDGSKGLKKLKESRPDIISIAEDESTCVVFGMPKSIINLGLADKVIPINDIAKEINKLMGRF from the coding sequence ATGAATAAAATAAAAGTATTGATAGTTGATGATTCAGCATTTATAAGAAAACTTCTAAGAGATATTTTATCTACAGATAAAGAAATAGAGGTCGTAGATTTTGCAAGAAACGGAAAAGAAGCTATTGAAAAATTAATGAAAAATGAAATTGATGTTGTAACACTTGATATTGAAATGCCAGTTATTGATGGAATTGATACATTAAAAGAAATTATGATAAAAAAACCTACATCTGTAGTTATGCTAAGTAGCCTTACAAAAAATGGAGCAGATTTAACTATAAAGGCATTAGAATTAGGTGCAGTTGATTTTATAACTAAGCCCTCTAATATTTTTAAAATAAATAATGATGATATAAAAAATTTGGTTATAGATAAGGTTAAAATAGCATCTAAGGTCAAACAATATAATAAAAATTATAATCACAAAATCAAAACTATTGATAAAACTAAGTACGATTCTAATAAAAATTTAAATAAAAAAGATAGAAAAGATAAGATAGATAATATAATAGCAATAGCTACATCAACAGGAGGCCCTAGAGCATTACAAAATGTAATATCTAATTTATCTAGCGAGATAAATTCACCTGTAGTTATTGTTCAGCATATGCCTGCTGGATTTACCAAATCACTGGCAAATAGGTTAAATAATATGTCTAGTTTATATGTTAAGGAAGCAGAAGAAGGGGAATTTTTGAGAAATAATACTGTTTATATAGCTCCGGGGAATAGACATATGAAGTTTAAAAAAGAGAGAAACAACATAAAAATAATATTAGATAATGGAGAAAAAATATCTGGACATAAGCCTTCAGCAGATGCAATGTTTTATTCATTATGTGAAATAGATGTAAAAAAAATAATAACTGCAGTAATGACTGGAATGGGAAGTGATGGTTCTAAAGGTTTAAAAAAACTAAAAGAATCAAGACCAGATATTATATCTATTGCGGAAGATGAGTCAACTTGTGTAGTTTTTGGGATGCCAAAGAGTATTATAAACTTAGGTTTAGCAGATAAAGTAATTCCAATTAATGATATAGCTAAAGAAATTAATAAATTAATGGGGAGGTTTTAA
- a CDS encoding response regulator translates to MSRSILLVDDAAFMRMMIKDILVKNGYEVVGEAENGLKAVEKYKELKPNLIIMDITMPEMDGIEAVKEIKKMDPSASIIMCSAMGQQAMVIEAIQSGAKDFIVKPFQADRVIEAVKKVLG, encoded by the coding sequence ATGTCAAGAAGTATATTATTAGTAGATGATGCAGCTTTTATGAGAATGATGATTAAGGATATATTGGTTAAAAATGGTTATGAAGTTGTTGGTGAAGCTGAAAATGGATTAAAAGCAGTTGAAAAGTACAAAGAGTTAAAGCCTAATCTTATAATAATGGATATTACAATGCCTGAAATGGATGGTATAGAAGCTGTTAAAGAAATCAAAAAAATGGATCCATCAGCTAGTATAATAATGTGTTCTGCTATGGGACAACAAGCTATGGTAATTGAAGCTATTCAATCAGGTGCTAAAGATTTTATAGTGAAGCCTTTCCAGGCAGATAGAGTAATAGAAGCGGTTAAAAAGGTTTTAGGATAA
- the flhB gene encoding flagellar biosynthesis protein FlhB: protein MSYIHINLQLFSGEKSEEATPKKKQDARKKGQVVQSKEITSALTLLFSLLSLKYLGKYIISNFYDSILFFKNNFFNAEFNNTLIGYKLLMYIFYFALKIGFVIVLINAIVAIISSKAQVGNLFTTENLKFKFDKLNPIEGFKRMLSIKALFEFGKSSFKILILTVIAYNYMKKNIVYILKSINLNKFQISYNLLDLTLSLGIKLSLYLLVLSAFDYLYQLYEHNKNLKMSKQEIKEEYKQSEGDPQIKSKIKEKQRQSAMKRMMQDVPKADVIITNPTHFAVAIRYDENESDAPYVVAKGKNMVALKIKEKGRENDIPIIENKPLARQLYATANIGDAIPHELYEAIAEILAYVYSLKNVTR, encoded by the coding sequence ATGAGTTATATACACATAAATTTACAGCTTTTTTCAGGAGAAAAATCAGAAGAAGCTACTCCCAAAAAAAAGCAAGATGCTAGGAAAAAAGGACAAGTAGTCCAAAGTAAAGAAATAACTTCAGCACTTACATTGTTATTTTCTTTATTGAGTTTAAAATACTTGGGTAAATATATAATATCTAATTTTTATGATAGTATTTTGTTTTTCAAAAACAATTTTTTTAATGCTGAATTTAACAATACTTTAATAGGATATAAACTTCTAATGTATATTTTTTATTTTGCATTAAAAATAGGATTTGTGATAGTACTTATAAATGCCATTGTAGCAATTATAAGTAGTAAAGCTCAAGTTGGAAATTTATTTACAACTGAGAATTTAAAATTTAAATTTGATAAATTAAATCCGATAGAAGGTTTTAAAAGAATGTTATCTATAAAAGCTCTATTTGAATTTGGTAAATCAAGTTTTAAAATATTGATTTTAACAGTAATAGCTTATAATTATATGAAAAAAAATATAGTATATATTTTAAAAAGTATTAATTTAAATAAATTTCAAATTTCATATAATCTTTTAGATTTAACTCTTAGTCTTGGTATAAAATTATCATTATATCTTCTAGTATTATCTGCATTTGATTATTTATACCAGCTATATGAGCATAATAAAAATTTGAAAATGTCAAAACAAGAAATTAAAGAGGAATATAAGCAGTCTGAAGGAGATCCACAAATAAAATCAAAGATAAAAGAAAAGCAAAGGCAATCTGCTATGAAAAGAATGATGCAAGATGTTCCTAAGGCTGATGTTATAATAACAAATCCTACTCATTTTGCTGTAGCTATAAGATATGATGAAAATGAAAGTGATGCACCATATGTTGTTGCAAAGGGCAAAAATATGGTTGCTTTAAAAATTAAAGAAAAAGGTAGAGAAAATGATATACCAATAATAGAAAATAAACCTTTGGCAAGACAGTTATATGCAACTGCTAATATAGGAGATGCAATACCTCATGAGCTGTATGAAGCGATAGCAGAAATACTAGCTTATGTATATTCGTTAAAAAATGTGACTAGATAG
- the flhA gene encoding flagellar biosynthesis protein FlhA: MIIIPVPLFMLDILLSLNISLSLLILLIAIYNKEALEFSVFPSLLLITTLFRLALNITSTRYILGTGSAGNVIEAFGNFVMGGNALVGFIVFIIIVIIQFMVITKGAERVSEVGARFTLDAMPGKQMAIDADLNSGLIDETQARDRRKKIQMEADFYGAMDGASKFVKGDAIAGIMIAVINILAGFVMGVVFQKLPIQEAVVRYTLLTVGDGLVSQVPALLISTATGIVVTRAASETNLGKDVLSQLFREPKIMYIIAGVLFSLSLTPLPFVPYFILSIVFVIIGLNLKKLNESIEENDMDSDKQGDEISEEIEDIRKPENVLPLLQVDSIELEFGYGIIPLADKSQGGDLFDRLVMIRRQCALEMGIIVPMIRLRDNIQLEANEYIIKIKGVEMARGEIMFDHYLAMNSGVAEGDVIGIDTIEPAFGLPAKWIDEKEREKAEIFGYTVVDPPSIISTHLTEVIKKYTYELLGRQEVKMLIDNLKETNAALVDEVIPNLFSLGEIQKVLSNLLKEGVSIRNLATILETLGDYGVLTKDSDTLTEYVRQSLFRSITKQFISNSQAKVINLDTNLEQVIMDSIQQTETGNYLALDPHVSQMLVENLSKEVEKLLSIGEQPIIVTAPIIRIYFKRFIDQISDDIIVLSYNEIDPKVKIQSVGTVSI; encoded by the coding sequence ATGATAATAATACCAGTGCCTTTATTTATGCTTGATATACTTTTAAGTTTAAATATATCTTTATCATTATTAATACTTTTGATTGCTATATATAATAAAGAAGCTTTGGAATTTTCAGTATTCCCATCCTTACTATTAATTACAACGTTGTTTAGATTGGCACTTAATATAACTAGTACTAGATATATATTGGGAACAGGTAGTGCTGGTAATGTAATAGAAGCATTTGGTAATTTTGTAATGGGTGGAAACGCATTAGTTGGTTTTATAGTATTTATTATAATAGTTATAATTCAATTTATGGTAATAACTAAAGGAGCAGAGAGGGTATCAGAGGTAGGAGCAAGATTTACACTTGATGCTATGCCAGGAAAACAGATGGCAATAGATGCAGATCTAAACTCAGGTCTTATAGATGAAACACAAGCTAGAGATAGAAGAAAAAAAATACAAATGGAAGCTGATTTTTATGGAGCTATGGATGGAGCATCTAAGTTTGTAAAAGGAGATGCTATAGCAGGTATAATGATAGCTGTTATTAATATATTAGCGGGATTTGTTATGGGGGTAGTTTTTCAAAAACTTCCAATTCAAGAAGCTGTAGTTAGATATACATTGTTGACAGTTGGAGATGGACTTGTATCTCAGGTGCCTGCTTTATTAATTTCAACAGCTACAGGTATAGTTGTTACTAGAGCAGCATCAGAAACGAATCTTGGAAAAGACGTTTTAAGTCAACTTTTTAGAGAACCTAAAATAATGTATATAATAGCAGGTGTTTTATTTTCTTTATCTTTGACACCACTACCGTTTGTTCCATATTTTATTCTTTCTATAGTATTTGTTATTATAGGTCTTAATTTGAAAAAATTAAATGAAAGTATAGAAGAAAATGATATGGATTCTGATAAGCAAGGTGATGAAATTAGTGAAGAAATAGAGGATATAAGAAAACCTGAAAATGTATTACCGCTCTTACAAGTTGATTCTATTGAACTTGAATTTGGGTATGGAATAATACCTTTGGCGGATAAATCTCAGGGAGGAGACTTGTTTGATAGATTGGTTATGATTAGACGACAATGTGCTCTTGAAATGGGAATTATTGTACCTATGATAAGATTGAGAGATAATATACAACTTGAGGCCAATGAGTATATTATAAAAATAAAAGGTGTAGAAATGGCTAGAGGGGAAATAATGTTTGACCATTATCTTGCTATGAATTCAGGAGTTGCAGAAGGTGATGTTATAGGTATTGATACAATAGAACCTGCGTTTGGACTTCCTGCTAAATGGATAGATGAAAAAGAAAGAGAAAAGGCAGAAATATTTGGATATACAGTTGTAGATCCTCCATCGATAATATCAACTCACTTAACAGAGGTTATAAAGAAATATACTTATGAATTGTTAGGAAGACAAGAAGTTAAAATGTTAATAGATAATCTAAAGGAAACTAATGCGGCACTAGTGGATGAAGTTATACCAAATTTATTCTCATTAGGAGAAATTCAAAAAGTTTTATCAAACTTATTAAAAGAAGGTGTATCTATAAGAAATTTAGCTACAATATTAGAAACGTTAGGGGACTATGGTGTTTTAACTAAAGATTCAGATACATTAACAGAATACGTAAGACAATCTTTATTTAGGTCTATTACCAAACAATTTATATCTAACAGTCAAGCTAAAGTTATAAACTTAGACACTAATTTAGAACAAGTAATAATGGATTCTATACAACAAACGGAAACAGGAAATTACTTAGCTTTAGATCCACATGTTTCTCAAATGTTAGTAGAAAATTTAAGTAAAGAAGTAGAAAAATTATTGTCAATAGGAGAACAGCCTATAATAGTTACAGCTCCTATTATAAGAATATATTTTAAAAGATTTATAGATCAAATTAGTGATGATATAATAGTTCTTTCGTACAATGAAATAGATCCTAAAGTTAAAATACAATCTGTTGGGACGGTGAGTATATAA
- the fliR gene encoding flagellar biosynthetic protein FliR: MNDVLNQMLNYVNVYMLILARCIGLFIASPVFGRKNLPNIFKLGFSIILAYIVLPFIDISNLEYMSFLQILFLAIKELIIGLVIGFVAFIVFSTFFLAGSFIDRDLGFSMANVVDPQYGFQVPITGNFIYIIATLIFLIINGHHYLIKALVNSFYIIPINSNINLDASILKFMIDIFDYIFIMAIKISIPITIIILSTNLILGILARTMPQMNVFVVGMPIKVILGLVIVSIVFPYYEPIMETMFKDMYKFIFNITKIIQG, encoded by the coding sequence ATGAATGATGTTTTAAACCAAATGTTAAATTATGTAAATGTGTACATGCTAATATTAGCAAGGTGTATAGGTTTATTTATAGCATCACCTGTATTCGGAAGGAAAAACCTTCCGAATATTTTTAAATTAGGATTTTCAATAATATTAGCTTATATAGTATTACCGTTTATAGATATTTCTAATTTAGAATACATGTCATTTTTACAGATATTATTTTTAGCAATAAAAGAATTGATAATAGGTTTAGTTATAGGATTTGTAGCTTTTATAGTGTTCTCTACTTTTTTCTTAGCTGGATCCTTCATAGACAGAGATTTAGGATTTAGTATGGCAAACGTGGTAGATCCTCAATATGGATTTCAAGTACCTATTACTGGAAATTTCATTTATATAATAGCTACATTGATATTTTTAATAATTAATGGGCATCATTATTTAATAAAAGCGTTAGTTAATAGTTTTTATATAATACCTATTAATAGTAATATCAATTTAGATGCTAGTATTTTGAAGTTTATGATTGATATATTTGATTATATATTTATTATGGCAATTAAAATATCAATACCTATAACTATAATAATACTATCTACAAACTTAATATTGGGTATATTAGCTAGAACTATGCCGCAAATGAATGTTTTTGTTGTTGGAATGCCCATCAAGGTAATACTAGGGTTAGTTATAGTCTCTATTGTATTTCCGTATTATGAACCTATAATGGAAACTATGTTTAAGGACATGTATAAATTTATATTTAATATTACAAAAATAATTCAAGGATGA
- the fliQ gene encoding flagellar biosynthesis protein FliQ, translating into MDVSSAVNLGQQALTMILMLASPILILSLVVGLLVSIFQATTQIQEATLSFVPKIVVTFLSLALFGHWMISTIVNFTQNLFLNFDKFMK; encoded by the coding sequence GTGGATGTAAGTTCTGCTGTTAATTTAGGGCAACAGGCTCTAACTATGATTTTAATGTTAGCATCTCCGATATTAATATTAAGTCTTGTAGTCGGCCTATTGGTAAGTATATTTCAAGCTACAACGCAAATACAGGAAGCTACTTTGTCATTTGTACCTAAAATTGTAGTTACATTTTTGTCATTAGCTTTATTCGGACATTGGATGATAAGTACTATTGTTAATTTTACTCAAAATTTATTTTTAAATTTTGACAAGTTTATGAAATAG
- the fliY gene encoding flagellar motor switch phosphatase FliY — protein sequence MMNDMLSQEEINALLKGSLEDVSSEDADKDKILLNDIEKDAVGEIGNISMGTSATTLFTLIGQKVSITTPTVDIVTLNEMASKYPLPFVAVEVGYKEGLTGSNLLVLKEDDVKVITSLMMGGDGKENLPDELDEIHLSAISEAMNQMIGSSSTALSDMISKKIDINPPKVYKVNLSNKDYDFKFMKNDEKIVRISFKMTIGNLVDSNIMQLLPIDFAKSLVDNMLYGDSENLSSNEKTNNNNESAVIDNSYVGEVSNVTQESTYNQNKQPIEPPVNTQPVNTQPVNVQPVKFESFESQNANSNNMPENIDIIKDVLLNVTVELGRTKKSIDDILEFSPGTIIELDKLVGEPLDILVNSKKVAKGEVVVIDENYGIRITDIIKPEKRLRSI from the coding sequence ATGATGAATGATATGCTGTCACAAGAAGAAATCAATGCTCTTTTAAAGGGGAGCTTGGAAGACGTTTCTTCTGAAGATGCAGATAAAGATAAAATTTTATTAAATGATATAGAAAAAGATGCTGTTGGAGAAATTGGAAATATAAGTATGGGAACTTCTGCTACAACTTTATTTACATTGATAGGCCAGAAAGTAAGCATAACTACTCCGACTGTAGATATTGTTACTTTAAATGAAATGGCGAGTAAATATCCATTACCATTTGTTGCGGTTGAAGTGGGGTATAAAGAAGGTTTAACTGGAAGTAATTTATTAGTTTTAAAAGAGGATGATGTTAAGGTAATCACTTCTCTTATGATGGGAGGGGATGGAAAAGAAAATCTCCCGGATGAATTAGATGAAATACATTTAAGTGCTATAAGTGAAGCTATGAACCAGATGATAGGTTCGTCTTCTACTGCATTATCGGATATGATATCAAAAAAAATAGATATAAATCCACCTAAAGTTTATAAGGTGAATTTATCCAATAAAGATTATGATTTTAAATTTATGAAAAATGATGAAAAGATAGTAAGGATTTCATTTAAAATGACTATAGGTAATTTAGTTGATAGTAATATAATGCAACTTCTACCTATTGACTTTGCTAAGAGTTTGGTTGATAATATGTTATATGGGGATTCTGAAAATTTATCATCAAATGAAAAAACTAACAATAATAATGAATCTGCTGTTATTGACAACAGTTATGTTGGAGAAGTATCTAATGTAACTCAAGAAAGTACTTATAATCAAAATAAACAACCTATTGAACCGCCCGTAAATACTCAACCGGTAAATACTCAACCAGTAAATGTTCAACCAGTAAAGTTTGAAAGTTTTGAATCTCAAAATGCAAATTCGAATAATATGCCTGAAAATATAGATATAATTAAAGACGTATTATTAAATGTAACTGTAGAATTGGGAAGAACTAAAAAAAGCATAGATGATATATTAGAATTTTCTCCAGGCACAATAATAGAACTAGATAAGTTGGTGGGAGAACCACTAGATATATTAGTTAATTCTAAAAAAGTGGCAAAAGGAGAAGTTGTAGTCATAGATGAGAATTATGGTATAAGAATAACTGATATTATAAAACCTGAAAAAAGATTAAGATCAATATAA
- a CDS encoding MinD/ParA family protein: MDQASKLRSAILKKNKYNYLKENKSDSNENPRVICVSSGKGGVGKTNFTLNLSLALKKKGNRVLVIDADLGLANIEILLGIDIKYGFIDLVEDDIKIEDIMVDGPLGIKIISGGAGISEVADLPIYKINKILNNLVYLKEYVDFILIDTGAGISKSVMSFVLAAQEVIVVTTPEPTSIADAYALIKVITKKTDEKAINMVINRADNQKEAEITFKKMNMVSERFLNKDIKYLGYISDDKNVRNSVKNQIPFLLNSPNCLASKNIENICDSLLGNTENKNKFNNFINKLSNLFLGG, translated from the coding sequence GTGGATCAAGCCTCTAAACTTAGAAGTGCTATTTTGAAAAAAAATAAATATAACTATCTAAAAGAAAATAAAAGTGATTCAAATGAAAATCCTAGAGTGATTTGTGTATCTAGTGGTAAAGGTGGAGTAGGAAAGACAAACTTTACACTAAATTTGTCTTTGGCATTAAAGAAAAAAGGAAATAGAGTATTAGTAATTGATGCTGATTTAGGGCTTGCCAATATAGAAATTTTATTAGGAATAGATATAAAATATGGATTTATAGATTTGGTAGAGGATGATATAAAAATAGAAGATATTATGGTAGATGGACCATTAGGAATAAAAATAATTTCTGGTGGAGCTGGAATTAGTGAAGTTGCTGATTTACCAATATATAAGATTAATAAAATATTAAATAATCTTGTTTACTTAAAAGAATATGTTGATTTTATATTAATCGATACAGGAGCTGGAATATCCAAATCAGTAATGTCATTTGTATTAGCAGCTCAAGAAGTTATTGTAGTTACTACTCCCGAACCTACATCAATAGCTGATGCATATGCATTGATAAAAGTAATTACAAAAAAAACAGATGAAAAAGCAATAAATATGGTTATAAATCGAGCTGATAATCAAAAAGAAGCAGAAATAACATTTAAAAAAATGAATATGGTATCAGAACGATTTTTGAATAAAGATATAAAGTATTTAGGGTATATAAGTGACGATAAAAATGTTAGAAATTCAGTGAAAAACCAAATTCCTTTTTTGCTGAATTCACCTAATTGTTTAGCAAGTAAAAATATAGAAAATATTTGCGATTCATTATTAGGTAATACAGAAAACAAAAATAAATTCAACAATTTTATAAATAAACTGTCTAATTTATTTTTAGGGGGGTAA
- a CDS encoding flagellar brake protein, producing the protein MKYKNFFEVGDKLEIEFIDGYIENDKRLTSQLMEIISEDEYVVAMPIYKGRLINIPKGSNVNISYSIQNKGIYCFDAKVVYRNSGDVAYIKIKQINETKIKQRRNYYRLHVSNKISVYNKEDFVANGYTKDLSEGGLKFISDVKLDLNTVVICKLLIDDEELTIKSQVIRSNVYEKNLEQFEISLKFIELSKNIRDYIVAYIFRQQRILRQKGLI; encoded by the coding sequence ATGAAATATAAAAATTTTTTTGAAGTAGGAGATAAGCTAGAAATTGAATTTATAGATGGTTATATAGAAAATGATAAAAGGTTAACTAGCCAATTGATGGAAATAATATCTGAAGATGAATATGTAGTGGCTATGCCGATATATAAAGGCAGATTAATTAATATACCTAAGGGGAGCAATGTAAATATTAGCTATAGCATCCAAAATAAAGGAATTTATTGTTTTGATGCTAAGGTTGTATATAGAAATAGTGGAGATGTGGCATATATAAAAATAAAGCAAATTAACGAAACAAAAATAAAACAAAGAAGAAATTATTATAGACTGCATGTTAGCAATAAAATTTCTGTCTATAATAAAGAAGATTTTGTAGCTAATGGATATACAAAAGATTTAAGTGAAGGTGGACTAAAATTTATATCTGATGTTAAATTAGATTTAAATACAGTAGTAATATGTAAATTACTTATAGATGACGAAGAATTAACAATAAAATCACAAGTAATAAGGTCTAATGTATATGAAAAAAATTTAGAACAGTTTGAAATTAGCCTTAAGTTCATAGAATTATCCAAAAATATTCGGGACTATATAGTAGCTTATATATTTAGACAACAAAGAATATTAAGGCAAAAGGGATTGATTTAA